The DNA sequence TGCTCCCACCTGAGCCGTCATGGATCTAATGGAGTAGGGAAACGTGAGCTGTGGAGTTAAAAACTGTAGCACGCCAGGCTTCCAGGGAAACTGCTCCAACCAAGACTGTCAGGAGTAGGAAACAATGTCTGGAGCGATCTGGTTAGGTGGGTACAAAACAATGGTGATGATACTGTAGacgattttaaaatgatacagccagctactgtcattattattattattagttataaaaatataaaaaacagctACAACCTTTATCTGAAGGACAGAACACTCAAATATTTTCCTCTTATAACTAATTAAACAATTTATGAAattattacaaagaaaaactgagagtTGAGATGAttctacagtaaatacaaagcagctgcttagcttagcttagcataaagacaggtTTGTCCTCTTAGCCTGATTCtgtcaataatcaataaacagATCCTCCTCCCAGCACCTTTAAATATCACCAATTAAAACGTTATATATTGtgatataaacacatgcacacaagcatttGAATAGATATAAAATCACACCACATATTAAACTGCCCAGTTGCTCCCGTCTGTTTCCAGTGAACATGATGAATTACCTCTGCAATATTttaactgaaactgtaaaaacaatctggaaaaagaataaaagttctggaggaaaagtgagagttataaaatgaaaactaaatgtgtgtgtgtgtgtgtgtgttccagattTAGATATGCagtacattttattcaaatgaattaGCAGAACTTGGCCAGAAAGCTTCAGCAGAATGATGCAAATGAATTTTCTAAGGAagttaaagttataaataacagtaaaatattccTCCCGTCTGATATTGATATGATCACTGGGGCTGAAAATGTTGCTGAGCTatggagaaaacatttaaaggatATTTCTACCTgactccatgttgtttcttatatttttatactaGTCTTTCATAATAGTttaggaaaaaactgaaaaaacatcttcTTGTGCCAGTAATCATGAGAACTAATTGTTTCTGTGAAcgttttttaccattttccattGTGGACTGAAAATGCTTAAATTTGTGATTCTAAtgaaaatcaatcatcaatatttcattttctagtgtgtgtgactgtgattgTGGTTCCACTGATAATCTTCGGCGTTCttggaaacacactgacccttCTGGTGGTTTGGCTTCGCCCACACATGAGAAGCTCCGCCTACCTCTACCTGAGCAGCATGGCTGTTAGTGACCTGctgatcctcctgctgctggctctGGATCTATATAAGGTGCCCTCACATATATCCTATAatacttatatacttatacaCCTTTTTGTGTCAGTTCACTGTGATTTGACCAGATACTCATGGTTTGACTGAACGTGCACTAAACGGATTGTGTCTCTTCCAGCTCTGGACAGGCTGGAAGTTAGGAGTCTTCGTCTGTAAGCTGACCATGTTCCTGTCTAAGTGCTGCACCTTCTGCACCATCCTCCACATCACCTTTCTCTCCCTGGAGAGGTACCTGGTTGTCTGCTGGCCAATCACCTCCAAGACGCTGGTGACACGTCGCAGAACcagggctctgattggctgcctctGGCTGGGAGCGGCTGTCAGTGCAGCACCAGTGTTGGTCATGATGGAAGTGAAGAGAGTGGAGGAATTGGATCATATGGGAAAAGAGGTTGAAAAGGAAGTGTGCAGATTATCAGAATGCTCATTCTCTTCAGGCCTCTGGTCGGCCATGATGATTCTCTACAACCTGTATGTCCTGGTAACCCTGTGCATCCTGGGACTGGTCTACATCCTGATTGGACGGACTCTGAGGCTCCGTCCACAAAGCAGCCGTAAAGACAAGAGTCACGGACACACAGTCAAGATGCTGGGTGAGAAacacaatccaacacacacacccttaggTTCTGAATTTAGCTTTTACTAAATACAACTGACAAAGGCTGACGAACAGATTTAATACTTTGTCTTCATCTCGGCTTgcacatctggagccagagtcggaGCTGTATCATCCAATAGATAATCAAAActaaacttaccagaaaaagaACTCACCAGTTTTATAAGAaccacataaaatgacagaaaccatcgtTGAGAATatatttgacgtgtattttgactttttagtttggtccatgtcccgccTGTTACCATCAAGGAGGCAGGCAAGGTGTAGGAcgtgcagccagccaccagggggcaatcgagatgctttggcttcacttttggggagcagtcatgtcgtccatctttatttccagctgtgtgtcaatTTAGGGGCTGCATCACAGTGACACGAGTAGAAAGGCTCCTACAGATGCTTCCTTTCATACCAGAGAAAGCTCTGATGAGTGAATCCTTCCAGGTCCAACATGTCCCAGGACTCATTGCACTTTGGTGACGAACCGTATCAACTCAACTAACGgctcacatgttaaaaaaccaagaGGCATTAAGCTTTCTGTCGTGTCCAACTTAAGGACAGGAcaagcttctcctctgtggaccaGACGGTCTCATTTTGTTTCAGCCTTCACAGTCTACCTGACCGAGGAAGGAGGTGGGTTGAGTAGATCGTGTCCTCTGAAGGTTgcagcccctgaactgagacacagctctcttgtttaacagtgtgagaCATGTATTCTATCACCTGCAGATATTGATGATTCTcatgtccacttcctgtgtccttcTCCTCATGTCCATCAGGAGTGGTCTTCTTGGCCTTCGTCCTGTGCTGGCTGCCCTACATCGTCCGTCTGATCATGAGCTATGTTTCTCAGAGATCCGGTCCTAACAgtacagatttttcttttcacctgttctccTGGATCCTCTCCCGCCTCAGTGCTGCCATCAACCCTCTGGTGTACCACCTGATGTCCGCCAGGTACAGACACGCTGTGCGTAGCCTCGTGCACACGCACTGTCTCACACCGTCTCACCGACTGAGCACAACGCTCTCATCAGGACACTCCACAACCACTTTGTAAACATATAGGCACACgtaacaacagcagaaacacaaggtaGCTGTGATGATCACTGGTGGTTCTGCAACGACCATATTAACAAACtgaattcagctgctttcagacctgcactgaactaaGATATCATGAGCTTTGACTTTAGGAGCAGCTAACActctgctaacacacagctaaccctgctaacacagcCAACACACtgctaaccctgctaacacagctaataCACAGCCAACcttgctaacacacagctaacacaaagctaaccctgctaacacagctaataCACAGCCAACAcactgctaacacacagctaacacagTTAACACAGTTAACAcactgctaacacacagctaacactGCTAACACAGTTAACACACTGCTAACACAGCTAGCAGCAGgtatttacagattttctctGACAGTAACATTCAGACGTTTCCGCAATCTACTTGGGGTGAGCGAAGACCCGCCCCCACCTAGCCTCCGATTAGTTAGTTTAAGGCAAGTCCAGTGATGATTGGTCGGAGTTTggggaatgaaaataaaataagacaatCAGAGGTTGGGTAGGGGCGGGTCTTGTCTTACCAGGggtctgaaaaaataaaatacttccGCAAAGATGAAACCAAACAATCGACCTAAAACCTAAAAACCTTCAATCTTTTAACCAATTAAACATGTTGAtaatattttagaataaaaataatacatttaaataataatttctttcctctcagtttgtgttttttcatgttaAACTTTGTTTATAACTCCTGGTGATGTATTTACAGAGTCATGTTAGTTTATGTGTgaactttatattgtttttaaataaagattatttaaagaaaactgtgtgtggtccatgtggtgtcagaataatataatatctcTATATATTAGAGACAAAGTttcctatttttgtattttttatattttaacttgcACACTTACACCACATtgaattccttgtatgtgtaaacctgcttggcaacaAAACCTGATGCAAATGACATGTTAACTCCTGTTGTCAACGACTGACACGGAAAGAGGAAGGTAGAAGGGTGAGAGGGTTCAGGACAAACgtcctctcatccctcttttctttgtgtaatcATTTGTCTGCTGGTTCAGACGTTTGTCTtcgttcttcaccttcactctctccagctgctccacttttctcctccacttcctcgcAACACTCTCCAGCTcgttctccgtctcactcagcTTGTCCAGGTATGATTCTGTGGAAGCTCgtctcttctttgtttctgtcttaaTCAACTCGTCCTTGTGTCTcacgtcctcctccagcttcatctGGTCACTTTTCAGTTGGTGAACTTGATCCTTCAGAGACGTGTGTCCTTTGTTGACGGCCTCCACcttcctgcagctcagtccctcagttggagtcgtctcctgctgcagcttcacctccagcgTCTCTGCCcgactcttcttcagctccttgtcTTTTGCAGTGAGCACGGCCAGGCAGTCGATGGAGGCGTTGGGACGagatctccttttcttttctgcatcaGTTTTTTAAACTTGTAAGAATAGTGAGGAAGGTCTGATTAAATCTTTGATAGGTTGGATTTGAATGTGGTGATATTGAATAtgtgtgcatccatgtgtgtaGAACAGCTCTTAGTGTGAATATGTGCAGTACATgtgtttattcagagttcacagtgtgatacatgcatgtttatgtggTTCTAaatatgttcctgtgtgttttttctgttgctctgattAGACAGCACTTGACCATTCCTCTCAGTGTTGGCTGTGATCGAGCGTCATAGGAAAGCCATCAGTGTGCGTCAGGTCTGTGGaacctgggacacacacacctctcccctGCAGGTTTCTCCGTCCTGCTCCCACCTGAGCCGTCATGGATCTAATGGAGTAGGGAAACGTGAGCTGTGGAGTTAAAAACTGTAGCACGCCAGGCTTCCAGGGAAACTGCTCCAACCAAGactgtcaggaggaggaaacaatgtCTGTATCAGTTAAGTTAGGTGGGTACAAAACAATAGTGATGATACTGTAGacgattttaaaatgatacagccagctactgtcattattattattattagttataaaaatataaaaatataaaaaacaacttcaacctTTATCTGAAGGacagaaaattaaaatattttcctcttataacaaattaaacaatttactaaattattacaaagaaaaactgagagtTGAGATGAttctacagtaaatacaaagcagctgcttagcttagcttagcataaagacaggtTTGTCCTCTTAGCCTGATTCTGTCAATATTCAATAAACAGATCCTCCTCCCAGCACCTTTAAATATCACCAATTAAAACGTTATATATTGTTTCATAAACACAGGCATTTGAATAGATTTAAAATCACACCACATATTAAACTGCCCAGTTGCTCCCGTCTGTTTCCAGTGAACATGATGAATTACCTCTGCAATATTttaactgaaactgtaaaaacaatctggaaaatgaataaaagttctggaggaaaagtgagagttataaaatgaattgtaaatatgtgtctgtgtgtgtgtgtgtgtgttccagattTTATTATgcagaacattttattaaaatgaattagcAGAACTTGGCCAGAAAGCTTCAGCAGAATGATGCAAATCAATTTTCTAAGGAagttaaagttataaataacagtaaaatattccTCCCGTCTGATATTGATATGATCACTGGGGCTGAAAATGTTGCTGAGCTatggagaaaacatttaaaggatATTTCTACCTgactccatgttgtttcttatATTTTGATACTAGTCTTTCATAGTAGTttaggaaaaaactgaaaaaacatcttcTTGTGCCAGTAATCATGAGAACTAATTGTTTCTGTGAAcgttttttaccattttccattGTGGactgaaaatgtgtaaatttgtgattctaatgaaaatcaatcatcaatatttcattttctagtgtgtgtgactgtgattgTGGTTCCACTGATAATCTTCGGCGTTCttggaaacacactgacccttCTGGTGGTTTGGCTTCGCCCACACATGAGAAGCTCCGCCTACCTCTACCTGAGCAGCATGGCTGTTAGTGACCTgctgttcctcctgctgctggctctGGATGTATTGCAGGTGCCCTCACATATATCCTATAATACTTGTATACTTATACACCTTTTTGTGACAGTTCACTGTGATTTGACCAGATAGTCATGGTTTGGCTGAACGTGCACTAAACGGATTGTGTCTCTTCCAGCTCTGGACAGGCTGGAAGTTAGGAGTCTTCGTCTGTAAGCTGACCATGTTCCTGTCTAAGTGCTGCACCTTCTGCACCATCCTCCACATCACCTTTCTCTCCCTGGAGAGGTACCTGGTTTTCTGCTGGCCAATCACCGCTATGACGCTGGTGACACGTCGCAGAACCAGGGCTCTGATTGGTTGCCTCTGGGTGGGAGCGGCTGTCAGTGCAGCACCATTTTTTGCCATGGTCACGATGAACTCATTCTCCTCAGGCCTCGAGTTGGCCACGATAATTCTCACCAACCTGTATGTCCTGGTACCCATGTGCATCCTGGGACTGGTCTACATCCTGATTGGACGGACTCTGAGGCTCCGTCCACAAAGCAGCCGTAAAGACAAGAGTCACCGACACACAGTCAAGATGCTGGGTGAGAAacacaatccaacacacacacccttaggTTCTGAATTTAGCTTTTACTAAATACAACTGACAAAGGCTGACGAACAGATTTAATACTTTGTCTTCATCTCGGCTTgcacatctggagccagagtcggaGCTGTATCATCCAATAGataatcaaaactaaatttacCAGAAAAAGAACTCACCAGTTTTATAAGAAtcacataaaatgacagaaaccatcattgagaatatatttgacgtgtattttgactttttagtttggtccatgtcccgccTGTTACCATCAAGGAGGCAGGCAAGGTTTAGgacctgcagccagccaccagggggcaatcgagatgctttggcttcacttttggtgagcagtcatgtcgtccatctttatttccagctgtgtgtcaatTTAGGGGCTGCATCACAGTGACACGAGTAGAAAGGCTCCTACAGATGCTTCCTTTCATACCAGAGAAAGCTCTGATGAGTGAATCCTTCCAGGTCCAACATGTCCCAGGACTCATTGCACTTTGGTGACGAACCGTATCAACTCAACTAACGgctcacatgttaaaaaaccaagaGGCATTAAGCTTTCTGTCGTGTCCAACTTAAGGACAGGAcaagcttctcctctgtggaccaGACGGTCTCATTTAGTTTCAGCCTTCACATTCTACCTGACCGAGGAAGGAGGTGGGTTGAGTAGATGGTGTCCTCTGAAGGTTgcagcccctgaactgagacacagctctcttgtttaacagtgtgagaCATGTATTCTATCCCCTGCAGATATTGATGATTCTcatgtccacttcctgtgtccttcTCCTCGTGTCCATCAGGAGTGGTCTTCTTGGCCTTCGTCCTGTGCTGGCTGCCCTACATCGTCGGTCTGATCATGAACTATGTTTCTCAGTGGACTCTTGATGAAAGTTCACGAATATTTTACCTGGTCGCCTGGATCCTCTCCCGCCTCAGTGCTGCCATCAACCCTCTGGTGTACCACCTGATGTCCGCCAGGTACAGACACGCTGTGCGTAGCCTCGTGCACACGCACTGTCTCACACCGTCTCACTGACTGAGCACAACGCTCTCATCAGGACACTCCACAACCACTTTGTAAACATATAGGCACACgtaacaacagcagaaacacaaggtaGCTGTGATGATCACTGGTGGTTCTGCAACGACCATATTAACAAACtgaattcagctgctttcagacctgcactgaactaaGATATCATGAGCTTTGACTGTAGGAGCAGCTAACaccctgctaacacacagctaaccctgctaacacagctaacacacagctaacacacagctaaccctgctaacacagctaacacacagctaaccctgctaacacagctaatacacagctaacacacagctaaccctgctaacacagctaatacacagctaacacacagctaaccctgctaacacagctaacacacagcCAACActctgctaacacacagctaaccctgctaacacagccaacacaaagctaacactcTGCTAACACTCAGCTAACCCAGCTAGCAGCAGgtatttacagattttctctGACAGTAACATTCAGACGTTTCCGCAATCTACTCGGGGTGAGCGAAGACCCGCCCCCACCTagcctctgattggttagttTAAGTCAAGTCCAGTGATGATTGGTCGGAGTTTGGGGAATGAAGATGAAATAAGACAATCAGAGGTTGGGTAGGGGCGGGGTTTGTCTGACCTGGggtgtgaaaaaataaaatacttccGCAAAGATGAAACCAAACAATCGACCTCCTTtaatagaaaagaaataaaaaccttcaaTCTTTTAACCAATTAAACATGTTGAtaatattttagaataaaaatatacatttaaataataatttctttccTCTCAGTTTGCGTTTCTTTATGTTAAACTTTGTTTATAACTCCTGGTGATGTATTAACTGTAAGGGTTTTGGTAttctgagtgtgtttattttgtcctcttctttattaagagtgttgtctgttttgtcattaccttgtgtttcttgacttccttgtgtttatgtttgtctgagttgtttcggtgtccctgtgttctgtttcctgttttattttgtagtctctgttcatagtgtgttttctctcttcacttcctgttttattttgttgtctgggttCGTGTGTCTAGTGTccagttttacttcctgtctgtgattgtctgcaccagtcctcatgtgtttcacctctgtccaattgcccctgccttccctgtgtgtggatttaagtctctgtgctcccctttgtccttgtcaGATCGTTGTCTATCGTCGTTATGTCCCGtcctcttctcctgtgttttctcccgtgtgcttttgtttttgcagttttgatttttgagattcctgcgtttgttatttttctgttcaagacttttcattaaaaagactCTTTAGTTCAAACTCTGCAtctgggtccaactgcctcACCAAATCCTGACATTAACAGAGTTATGTTAGTTTATGTGTgaactttatattgtttttaaataaagattatttcaagaaaactgtgtgtggtccatgtggtgtcagaataatataatatctcTATATATTAGAGACAAAGTttcctatttttgtatttgttatattttaactTGCACACTTACACCACATTGAATTCCTTGTATGTTTAAACCTGCTTGGAAACAAAACCTGATGCAAATGACATGTTAACTCCTGTTGTCAACTACTGACACGGAAAGAGGAAGGTAGAAGGGTGAGAGGGTTCAGGACAAACgtcctctcatccctcttttctttgtctaCTCATTTGTCTGCTGGTTCAGACGTTTGTCTtcgttcttcaccttcactctctccagctgctccacttttctcctccacttcctcgcAACACTCTCCAGCTcgttctccgtctcactcagcTTGTCCAGGTATGATTCTGTGGAAGCTCgtctcttctttgtttctgtcttaaTCAACTCGTCCTTGTGTCTcacg is a window from the Hippoglossus hippoglossus isolate fHipHip1 chromosome 8, fHipHip1.pri, whole genome shotgun sequence genome containing:
- the LOC117766112 gene encoding growth hormone secretagogue receptor type 1-like gives rise to the protein MSGAIWLVCVTVIVVPLIIFGVLGNTLTLLVVWLRPHMRSSAYLYLSSMAVSDLLILLLLALDLYKLWTGWKLGVFVCKLTMFLSKCCTFCTILHITFLSLERYLVVCWPITSKTLVTRRRTRALIGCLWLGAAVSAAPVLVMMEVKRVEELDHMGKEVEKEVCRLSECSFSSGLWSAMMILYNLYVLVTLCILGLVYILIGRTLRLRPQSSRKDKSHGHTVKMLAFTVYLTEEGGVVFLAFVLCWLPYIVRLIMSYVSQRSGPNSTDFSFHLFSWILSRLSAAINPLVYHLMSARYRHAVRSLVHTHCLTPSHRLSTTLSSGHSTTTL
- the LOC117766113 gene encoding growth hormone secretagogue receptor type 1-like, yielding MSVSVKLVCVTVIVVPLIIFGVLGNTLTLLVVWLRPHMRSSAYLYLSSMAVSDLLFLLLLALDVLQLWTGWKLGVFVCKLTMFLSKCCTFCTILHITFLSLERYLVFCWPITAMTLVTRRRTRALIGCLWVGAAVSAAPFFAMVTMNSFSSGLELATIILTNLYVLVPMCILGLVYILIGRTLRLRPQSSRKDKSHRHTVKMLGVVFLAFVLCWLPYIVGLIMNYVSQWTLDESSRIFYLVAWILSRLSAAINPLVYHLMSARYRHAVRSLVHTHCLTPSH